A window of Chryseobacterium aquaeductus genomic DNA:
ATTCTATTTTTATCGTCGTCATCTTTAGCTTTAGTAGCCAATTCTATGGTTTTGCTTCTAATTTCGGCTCTCAGGTTATTTTGTTCTACTTCAAGTTGTTTTTGTCTCTCAAGCAAGATTTCGTTTTTATGTTTTTCTGCTTGCTCACGGAGAGAATTTTGCTCTTTTTTTAACAATAATAATTTTTGCTTCCTGAGTTTTGCTGCGTTATATTTTTTGATGAAATAAACCATTCCTAAAATAAGAAAGAAATAGATGATATAGCTTACATAACTTCGGTACCACGGTGCATTTATTACAACTTTAAAATAATGAATTTCAGATATTTGATCCTGATTTTTCGCCCTTATTTTCAATATATAAGTTCCCTCTTTTAAACCTAAAAATTCAACGGTATTTTTACTGCTCCAAGTGCTCCATTTTTCAGAAAAATTATCTAAAAAATACTGATACTCCACGACATCTTCATTCGGTGTCAGAAAACTAAATCTTAGATTATTGTACCTGAATGGAACTTTTTCACCTTCTATCATATCAATTACAGACTCATTGTTAAACGCCTGAGCATTTCTAAAAAGTAAGTAAGATGAAAACTTTGCTGTCTTTTTTTCACTACTGAATTTCTCAATAGCAAAACCATTATTTACAGAATAAAATCCGTATTGAGAATTTAAAATAACAGGTTGATAAAATCCGGGGGAAATATTTTTAACTTTAATGTGATGTGACGAAAATCCTGATTCCCGAAATATTTTTTGTGACGAATCATAATCATACTTTGAAACACTCGTTATCAGACGAATACCTTTTGTGTCTGCAAAAAGTGAAGGGAAATTTCCTTTTAAACGATCTGTCGCAATAAATTGCCTGCCCTTTGGTTCTAAATTATTGTCAAGTCTGAATTTGATGATGCCATAATTGGGAATATTGATCCAAAGATCACCGTTTTTATCTTGAAGTATCTGGCTTACAGCTCCCAGAATGTATCGCATTTTTTTTAGGAATTTCCAACTGTTGCCTTGCTTCTCGAAGATCGCAATACCGTTGTAGTTTCCTGCAAGTAAATATTTATCATTAATTTTCTTCAGACAAAGAATACCATGCTGATCATATATTTTTTTTAGAACATCATCATTTACCTCAAATAAACCGTTGTGATGCCCACAATATACTTTCCCATCAATATTCTGGAGCGCCCAGACCTGACCTTCACTTCCATCAAGAATTTTGAAAGAATCGTCATCGTCATTATCATGAATTTTTTTCCAGTCAGATAGATAAAGTCCTTGATTTGTTCCCAGGTAAAACTTCTGATCTTTAAGAACAGCGGCATATCCTGTCCCAAAATTATTATTTCTGCTTTGAAAATATTTGATATTATTTTTAAGATCAAAATAAGAAATCCCAAAATCCAGACCCATCCAGAATTTTCCGTTCTTTTGATAATGCAAACTCAGAATTGTGTTGTTGGGCAGTCCTGCATTTTTATTGATTCTTTTAATAATTTTCCCATTAAAATCTGTGAGATATAAACCATCCAGTATCGTTCCGAATGCCAGATATTTATTTTCAAAAGTATCAAAAGTAAAAACTTTATTTTTAATGATCAACGCACTTACATCAGTATTTACTGGCGTTAGAACGCCATTGTTTACAGAGAAAATACCTTGATCTTTGCTCACCACCTTCAATTTGTTTTCATGATAGAAGATCCCGGAAATTTCGAATGGAGTTTTATCAGGATAAGCAAAAACAAGTTGTAATTTTTTGTCTTTATACTCAAAGAGCCCTTTTTTCTCATCTGCCAGAAAAATTCTTCCGTTTACCTGAAAACTTTCTAAAAATGATGTAGGTGCAGATATTTTCACCAGTTTTTTTTCAAAATAGCAATATAGATTTTGATGCGATACAAAAATAATTTTTCCGTTGCTTTCATAAGTACCCCAAAACTCCTCGTTTACGCCACCTATATTTTCATTAAAAGGATACAGTGAAATATATTGAAATTTCCTCCTTTTATTTTTCTTCCACATTCCGAAATCCATGTCTGCACCAGTAAAAATTACAGAATCACTCACAATATGCAATGATCTTGTAAATCCTTTTGATGCACGATAACGAATCCAGTTTTTTCCGTCAAATTCGAGAAGGCCGTTTTCAGAGGCCATGTAAATCAAGCCATTTTTAGCAGATTTTATTTCCCAGATTTTGCCGTGATTTCCATAATCTTGTGGCAGATAATTTTGCAAAAAAGGCACGTCTTTTTCAGGAATGTTTTGTGCGACTGCAAAAACATTCGACAGAAATAAGATTAAAAAAGTAATATAATTTTTCAACATGTGGTAAAGTCAAATGTACAGAAAATAATTACAAAAAAATCGTCCGCCGAAAATTTTCAGCGGACGATAAACAATTTGTATTGAATCTATTTAACGATTATTTTAGAAGATTGTTTTTCTCCTTTAGCGTTTACAGTTTTTATTAAATAAAGACCTTTAGATAAACCTTCAGAACTGATGGTTTGTGAGTTTGAAGATTTCACTTTTTGCCCTGTAACGGTAAAAATTTCAATATTTTTAACTGATGCGTCAGCTGTAATTACTTCTCCTGCTGTTACCGGATTAGGATAAATTTTTACAGATTTTTTTGCATTCACATCCTGAGTTCCAAGCACTGTGTTTTTATGGAAATAAATATTATCTACATACAAAGTTCCAAGATTAGAAGAAATTAAGAACTGATAAAGCGAATTTCTAAGCTGTGGAGCTGTATCAAAAGAAGAAATAGGAACATCAATAGAAACCCAAGAACCTGTAACCGTTGGCAAACCATTGTACAAAAAAGCACTTGTTTCACCCGACTGAGCTGCGTGATTAGACCATTTTGGATTAATTACTTTTCCTACTAAATTAGTACCTGCATCAATATAATAATCCATGTGGAAATGGGTCATTTGAGATGCATTGGTATAATTTGCTAACTGTACACCCAAAAAGTTTCCAAAAGTAATTTTTTTAATATCATTACCTGCAACCTGCAAATCAGAAATTGAAGAATCATCCCAACTTGTAGACCATTCAGTCACTCCAATATTAGTATAGGCATTACTGAATAAAGAAATAACATCAGTAGCGACTCTTGCAGGTGGCGTAGGTGCAGCAACACTTGGTCCTGAAACAGTGTAATTTACAGTATATGTTTTTGTAGTCGTCCCATTTTGTGCTGTTACCACAACTGTTGCCGTACCGGGAAGAGCTGAAGCCTGTGTAATTACTTTTGTTGCACTTGCATTCGTAGTTGTCGCAACCGTAATTTGCGGAACTGCACTACCTTGTGGGAAATTAACATTGTATGTCGCAGTTGCAGGGCTGAAACCAGTAACTGTCGCTCCGTTTACTTTAAGATCGCTTAATGTAGCATCTGTAGCTGGAGTTACTGCAGTTTTCCAAAAATAGATGTTATCCAAATAAATTGTAGAAGGAGTTGTTCCAGCCTGCCCATCAAATTTAAGTTGGAAAACAGAGTTCCAGGTCATTCCTGTAAATGCAGATTTTGGCAAATCTACGCTGCTCCATCCCGCATTGACCAAAAGAACGTTTACCAAAAATTCTCCGGCACCTGTTCCGTTATTGATTGGTGAAACTTTTAAAACCGCACCTGCTGTGCTCGTCCATACGTCAACATGAAGATACTCCATTGCCGCCGCATTCTGAGTTGTAAGTTCAGTCCCCTGATAATTGAAATTGGCATAAGTCATTACATTATTACCCGATCCGGAAACCGGAACAAAAGTAGTATTTACTGTTCCTGTTTGTCCCCAATTCGGATTAAAGTTTGTCGCAACACTCGTGTATGCATCACTAAATAAAGAGATTACATTTGCTTGCAAATGAGTCGGCGTTGGTGCATTGGTTGTTGGCTGAGAAAAGCCAAAAGTAAATGCCAACAGCGTTAAAAGAAAAGATAAATTTTTCATTTTATAAAAATTTAAGGGTTAATATTATTGTTAATTGATCGTTTTTTAATGACTATTTTTTTATGAATTTATGAGAACTTAGTCCTTTTGAATTCTCAATTTTAATTAAATAATTTCCTGAAGGATATGACGACATATCTATCTCAGCATTGGCTTTTATATCTTTCTGAAGCAGTTTTTTACCTGAAAAATCATAAAGAGTAATCACATTTCTATTTTCTGATAATTTTAAATTCAAAATATTTTCTACAGGATTTGGATAAATTGATTCTCGAGAAGCAGAAAAGTTATCAACGCCCAAAACACAAGCATTTCCTACGACATACGGATAATATTTAGTGACAGACAAACCTCCCGCATAAGCAAACTTCACGGCATAATTGATTGTAGAACCTATAGTTTGCCCTGTAATTGTACTTGAAAATATTTTACCTGTAACATTCGTCATAGATGTTTCTGTAAATGGACTTTGCTTCCACAAGTAGGCAACGACGCCTGTTTTATCAGTGTCTAATAATTCAAATGTTATTTTCACATCGGTTCCTATCGTTTCAAAACGATATTTATATCCAGTAGAAAAACTACCTTGTGAAGCCAGTGTAGAAGTTCCGAAACATTCAGTATTTACGTTAGAAAGTGTAGTTCCAGAAACCGTAAGCGGATTATTAATAGCTACATTTCCTGAAGCATCACTTGCAGAAATATTAAATGTATAATTGGTACTTGGTGCAAGTCCGGAAATCACTACCGACTTTTGCACACCTGATGTTCCGTATGCTGTTTGCGTTGCTCCACCTGAAATCTGATAGGTAATTGCCCCGAAATTATCTGTAGCATTTAACAATAACTCTACTGTATCACTGGTCACACTTCCTAAACTTGCCGTAAAATTAGTTGGCGCAACAGTATCCGGAGTCGTGTTTTGATACAATCTTACATAATCTATAATCATCGAGGCATTAGTAAATGTGGATGGAATATTTCCCGCAACACCGCCCATTGCAATATTGAGCAATAGATACTGTTCTTTATCAAAAGGCCAGGTGGATGCATTTTTCACGGAAGGATTGTAGGTGTAATAGGCTACTCCATCCAGCAAAAACGTGATTTGATTCGGAGACCAGTTCATTGAATAGATGTGATAGTTGTCGGTAATATCGGATGAAGCCAACATTCCACCGTGGTTCACAGAATTTCCTGACGAAGACGGAGTATGCAACGTACTTTGGATAAAATTGACCGGAGCAGATGGAAAAATTCCGTACTCCATCATATCGATTTCTCCGCAAGCAGGCCAATTGGTGTTTCCGAAAGTGGAGGCAAAAAAGCCGCCCGGTTCATTTACATTTTTGCCCAAAAGCCAGATTGCAGGCCAAGTTCCTTGATTTTTCGGGACTTTTGCTCGTACATCTACTCTGCCATATTTAAAAGCAAATTTTGAATTTAATCTTGCCGAAGTGTAATTTTTTGTAAATCCCTGATCGGTAAAGGTTTCTTTTTTGGCAACAATATTCAGTTCGCCATTGTTGGCGAAAGAATTGGTGATCAAGTTGGTGTAATGTTGTTGTTCATTATTGTACCAACCTCCTGTAACGGGGAACTGGGTCTGATGAAACCATTTGGAATTATCAACTGCTCCGTTAGTAGAAAATTCGTCTGACCAAACCAAATCATTGTACACCACATCGACCTGCGCCAAAGAAAGTGTGCTGAAAAGGAATAGAACGAGATGGTGTAATTTTTTGATCATAATATTTTAATAATTATAAATTTTAGATTGTAGATTTTAAATTAAAACCCTTATTTTATTTAAATAATTTCTCCCTTTGACTTCGTCTAATCTTGATTTCAGGGCTGATTAATCTTCTTTTCTATTTTCATACGGCTGTACTCTATTCTATTGATGTCGCCACATATGGCTTTTCCCGTCGAATCTCTCGCAGCCCGACTTGAGTGGAGCTCTTTTTCTTTTCCGTTGCCTTCGACTTGGCGCAGGCAAC
This region includes:
- a CDS encoding helix-turn-helix and ligand-binding sensor domain-containing protein, producing MLKNYITFLILFLSNVFAVAQNIPEKDVPFLQNYLPQDYGNHGKIWEIKSAKNGLIYMASENGLLEFDGKNWIRYRASKGFTRSLHIVSDSVIFTGADMDFGMWKKNKRRKFQYISLYPFNENIGGVNEEFWGTYESNGKIIFVSHQNLYCYFEKKLVKISAPTSFLESFQVNGRIFLADEKKGLFEYKDKKLQLVFAYPDKTPFEISGIFYHENKLKVVSKDQGIFSVNNGVLTPVNTDVSALIIKNKVFTFDTFENKYLAFGTILDGLYLTDFNGKIIKRINKNAGLPNNTILSLHYQKNGKFWMGLDFGISYFDLKNNIKYFQSRNNNFGTGYAAVLKDQKFYLGTNQGLYLSDWKKIHDNDDDDSFKILDGSEGQVWALQNIDGKVYCGHHNGLFEVNDDVLKKIYDQHGILCLKKINDKYLLAGNYNGIAIFEKQGNSWKFLKKMRYILGAVSQILQDKNGDLWINIPNYGIIKFRLDNNLEPKGRQFIATDRLKGNFPSLFADTKGIRLITSVSKYDYDSSQKIFRESGFSSHHIKVKNISPGFYQPVILNSQYGFYSVNNGFAIEKFSSEKKTAKFSSYLLFRNAQAFNNESVIDMIEGEKVPFRYNNLRFSFLTPNEDVVEYQYFLDNFSEKWSTWSSKNTVEFLGLKEGTYILKIRAKNQDQISEIHYFKVVINAPWYRSYVSYIIYFFLILGMVYFIKKYNAAKLRKQKLLLLKKEQNSLREQAEKHKNEILLERQKQLEVEQNNLRAEIRSKTIELATKAKDDDDKNRILYTLSEKIVELENNPNVLKIRLGEMRRLLKTYLETEDNTFEIQMDDLHQEFFKNMKKRFPNLSIYDLRLCAYLRIGLTSREMADILQVLPSSINVSRSRLRKKLNLLPDEDLYQFLIDLG
- a CDS encoding T9SS type A sorting domain-containing protein is translated as MKNLSFLLTLLAFTFGFSQPTTNAPTPTHLQANVISLFSDAYTSVATNFNPNWGQTGTVNTTFVPVSGSGNNVMTYANFNYQGTELTTQNAAAMEYLHVDVWTSTAGAVLKVSPINNGTGAGEFLVNVLLVNAGWSSVDLPKSAFTGMTWNSVFQLKFDGQAGTTPSTIYLDNIYFWKTAVTPATDATLSDLKVNGATVTGFSPATATYNVNFPQGSAVPQITVATTTNASATKVITQASALPGTATVVVTAQNGTTTKTYTVNYTVSGPSVAAPTPPARVATDVISLFSNAYTNIGVTEWSTSWDDSSISDLQVAGNDIKKITFGNFLGVQLANYTNASQMTHFHMDYYIDAGTNLVGKVINPKWSNHAAQSGETSAFLYNGLPTVTGSWVSIDVPISSFDTAPQLRNSLYQFLISSNLGTLYVDNIYFHKNTVLGTQDVNAKKSVKIYPNPVTAGEVITADASVKNIEIFTVTGQKVKSSNSQTISSEGLSKGLYLIKTVNAKGEKQSSKIIVK
- a CDS encoding family 16 glycosylhydrolase: MIKKLHHLVLFLFSTLSLAQVDVVYNDLVWSDEFSTNGAVDNSKWFHQTQFPVTGGWYNNEQQHYTNLITNSFANNGELNIVAKKETFTDQGFTKNYTSARLNSKFAFKYGRVDVRAKVPKNQGTWPAIWLLGKNVNEPGGFFASTFGNTNWPACGEIDMMEYGIFPSAPVNFIQSTLHTPSSSGNSVNHGGMLASSDITDNYHIYSMNWSPNQITFLLDGVAYYTYNPSVKNASTWPFDKEQYLLLNIAMGGVAGNIPSTFTNASMIIDYVRLYQNTTPDTVAPTNFTASLGSVTSDTVELLLNATDNFGAITYQISGGATQTAYGTSGVQKSVVISGLAPSTNYTFNISASDASGNVAINNPLTVSGTTLSNVNTECFGTSTLASQGSFSTGYKYRFETIGTDVKITFELLDTDKTGVVAYLWKQSPFTETSMTNVTGKIFSSTITGQTIGSTINYAVKFAYAGGLSVTKYYPYVVGNACVLGVDNFSASRESIYPNPVENILNLKLSENRNVITLYDFSGKKLLQKDIKANAEIDMSSYPSGNYLIKIENSKGLSSHKFIKK